CACTGCTTATCGTTGCGGGAATTGCAATGGTTTTGGCCGGACTCTCACTTATGGGAAAGATAAAATTCTTAACTCTTATTGAGCACTCTATATCTTCCTCCTCACTTTATAAAAATGCTTTTAAGCAGGTTTTGAACTCGAAATCAAATATTAGTTTTTTTATTCTTGGAATGTTGAATGGTCTTTTACCATGTGGATTTGTTTACTTTTTTGCGATTACTGCAGCAAGTACAGCAAGCCCAGTTTATGGTGCTTTTGTTATGGCTATTTTTGGATTAAGTACAATTCCGGCAATGTTTTCTATTGGCTTTTTAGCATCGTTATCTAATGCAACAAATTTTAGAAATATGATGATGAGTCTCTCATCTTTTGCTGTAATCCTTTATGGTGTTCACACTCTTTACAATGGATTTGATTATATCACTAGAGCAGATAAGACATTAGCAGAGTGCCATACTAAATAAATTTATATTTAAATGATATAATATATTCAAAAAAGGTAATTGTATTGAAAAGTTCTATTATAGACAGTATCAAAGCCCTTCCTCCACTCTCAACAACAATAGTGGAAATCAACAGAATATATGCAGATGGAGACTCTACAATAAAAGAGATGTCAAAGGCTATAGAACATGATCCTATGATAATCGCGAATCTTCTTAAGGCAGCAAACTCTCCACTGTATGGTTTCGCACAACAGATAAAAAATGCTTCTCAAGCTGTAAGCCTTTTTGGTATGGGAATGACTCGCTCTATTGCTATAGGAAATTCAGTTAGAAAACTTCTTAATGTGGACATGAAGCCATATGGAATAACATCAGAAAAATTTGCAGAAATTTCATTACTTCAAGCTACTTTAATACTCAACTGGTATAAAAAAGTAGATAAAAAGAAGGCTGAAACACTCTATTTGGCGGCATTTTTACAAGAGACAGGTAAAATTTTAATAGCAAGTGATGTAATTCAGAGTGACGAAGCAATCAGTTTTGCAAGTGAAGTTGAGACATCAAATAATTTAGCAATGGTTGAAAAATCTTACTCAGATGTTACATGTGGTGAAGTTACAGCATTAGTATTTGAACATTGGGGATTTGATAAAGATTTTGTAGAGATGATTAGATATTCAGATAATCCAATGGCTGCTCCAGATGACATAAGGGAGTACGCTACAGCTTTAAACATTGTAAAAACAATCATAC
The sequence above is drawn from the Candidatus Sulfurimonas baltica genome and encodes:
- a CDS encoding sulfite exporter TauE/SafE family protein, coding for METVNIISIISIAFLGSFGHCIGMCGGIVLAYSAIKIQPQSSKISKTKAHLLYSFGRVFTYSILGAIFGGLGGVVTFNNTANGTLLIVAGIAMVLAGLSLMGKIKFLTLIEHSISSSSLYKNAFKQVLNSKSNISFFILGMLNGLLPCGFVYFFAITAASTASPVYGAFVMAIFGLSTIPAMFSIGFLASLSNATNFRNMMMSLSSFAVILYGVHTLYNGFDYITRADKTLAECHTK
- a CDS encoding HDOD domain-containing protein, which codes for MKSSIIDSIKALPPLSTTIVEINRIYADGDSTIKEMSKAIEHDPMIIANLLKAANSPLYGFAQQIKNASQAVSLFGMGMTRSIAIGNSVRKLLNVDMKPYGITSEKFAEISLLQATLILNWYKKVDKKKAETLYLAAFLQETGKILIASDVIQSDEAISFASEVETSNNLAMVEKSYSDVTCGEVTALVFEHWGFDKDFVEMIRYSDNPMAAPDDIREYATALNIVKTIIPINKPLNEMGINFGLKKALDAGYNHELLEDSVDDLIDTPENE